From the genome of Gemmatimonas phototrophica, one region includes:
- a CDS encoding TIGR00266 family protein, with amino-acid sequence MAADEIDYQIIGDDLQAVIVTLDPGEAVFAEAGAMMFMREGITMATTLDPNSKSGSLFDKLVGAGKRVLAGDSFFVTLFGNSGARRADVGFAAPYPGKIVPLNLRDWGGTVMAQKDSFLCAARGIDISVAFTRKIGAGFFGGEGFILQKLQGDGLAFLHASGTLHAIDLAPGEILRVDTGCLVAFQPSVDYDIQRVPGIKTALFGGEGLFFVQMTGPGRVILQTLPFSRLADRIISSAPSLGGQRKGEGSVLGGLGGLLDGDR; translated from the coding sequence ATGGCCGCCGATGAGATCGACTATCAGATCATTGGAGATGACCTGCAGGCCGTGATTGTCACATTGGATCCCGGCGAAGCCGTGTTCGCCGAGGCTGGCGCCATGATGTTCATGCGCGAAGGCATCACCATGGCCACCACCCTCGATCCCAATTCGAAGAGCGGCTCGCTGTTCGACAAGTTGGTCGGGGCGGGGAAGCGCGTGCTGGCCGGCGATTCGTTCTTTGTCACGCTATTCGGCAACAGCGGAGCACGTCGGGCCGACGTGGGGTTTGCTGCACCGTATCCTGGCAAGATCGTGCCGCTCAACCTGCGCGACTGGGGCGGCACCGTCATGGCGCAGAAAGACAGTTTTCTCTGTGCCGCCCGCGGGATCGATATTTCGGTCGCCTTTACCCGGAAAATCGGCGCCGGCTTCTTTGGCGGTGAAGGCTTCATTCTGCAAAAACTGCAGGGCGATGGATTGGCCTTCCTGCATGCCTCCGGCACGCTGCACGCCATTGACCTGGCGCCGGGCGAGATCCTACGCGTGGATACCGGCTGCCTGGTCGCCTTCCAGCCCTCCGTGGACTACGACATTCAGCGGGTACCCGGCATCAAGACGGCACTGTTCGGTGGCGAAGGATTGTTCTTTGTGCAGATGACCGGCCCCGGGCGCGTCATTCTGCAGACCCTGCCGTTCTCACGGCTGGCCGATCGGATTATCTCCTCCGCGCCCAGCCTCGGCGGTCAGCGCAAGGGGGAAGGCTCCGTGTTGGGCGGCCTCGGCGGGC